In Pseudoalteromonas shioyasakiensis, one DNA window encodes the following:
- a CDS encoding MMPL family transporter, translating to MKAWGLTLAWLSLLVSALVVVFILKQPTLNNDILALLPKSEPRLQQVEEHFFSANKQQLSFSFRGENAVKAYDDLHQWLASKHIEPRFKLPEISQLAEFYGQYAGHLVSEEYKQAIGDANRFQQYYFSQLSKVADPFVSSTINQDPTLATAGFLSEAMTHMQQFELQDGRININYQGDEYLMLFVQSADNAFSINQSIALSNEIVAYIAELEGRYPDTEIRYAGALFHTAANAQQAKFEMTLFGSVSLLALIVMVVWVFRSINALWLASVTVISAAIGGTIALISIFSQVHVLTMVFAVTLIGIAIDYAFHGMLDLTEQPQGFSKGLKLALLLSLLTTTLGYASLFFSPVQLLSQVGVFVVAGLVTAWLCTRILLPYWQAGLTINTAAHQLANMLSGNLKRLTHYRAPLSMLTLVLLSAFALLKPPVINDDVKLLNASPADLMQNEALHMSLLGKDNGQIMILFADNAQQLLVQQEALKATILGLNGTALMLSDLVPSKQLQQQNYEQLHSAQQAMSVVSQMTGTPVELPTSMLDLNGALNSPLAPLIANQVISNNTLTASWFMVTGVNKTELMDLANADPDLIVYDKVAMISEGLSHYSNSLLVTLAIAMTFALLLFSVKFGFKTACKQTLVLVLTSAAVLLLCSALQSQLSIFNLLGCLLILALAIDYLVFYQVNNLSPSNVLAISLSAASSMWVFGMLAVSKTPAIFSFGLTVLVGLVCIYILAPLSIALPKNKEK from the coding sequence GTGAAAGCATGGGGCCTAACGCTCGCTTGGCTGAGCCTATTAGTTAGCGCCTTAGTGGTTGTTTTTATTCTAAAACAGCCCACGTTGAATAATGATATTTTGGCTTTGCTGCCAAAGTCAGAACCGCGTTTACAGCAAGTCGAAGAACACTTTTTTTCAGCTAATAAACAGCAGTTAAGCTTTTCTTTTCGTGGTGAGAATGCAGTAAAAGCTTATGATGATTTACATCAGTGGCTGGCGAGTAAACACATTGAGCCTCGTTTTAAGTTACCAGAAATATCCCAGTTAGCAGAATTTTATGGTCAGTACGCCGGGCATTTAGTTTCCGAGGAATATAAACAAGCGATTGGCGATGCTAATCGCTTTCAACAGTATTACTTTAGCCAATTGAGTAAAGTCGCTGATCCTTTTGTTTCAAGTACTATCAACCAAGACCCTACGCTTGCCACTGCAGGGTTCTTATCTGAGGCAATGACACACATGCAGCAATTTGAGCTGCAAGATGGCCGAATTAACATTAACTATCAAGGTGATGAGTATTTAATGTTATTTGTGCAAAGTGCTGACAATGCCTTTTCAATAAATCAATCAATAGCTTTAAGCAATGAGATAGTTGCCTATATCGCTGAGCTTGAAGGCCGCTATCCCGATACAGAAATTCGCTATGCCGGTGCTTTATTTCACACCGCAGCAAATGCGCAGCAAGCCAAATTTGAAATGACCTTGTTTGGTTCGGTGAGCTTGCTGGCTCTTATTGTGATGGTGGTGTGGGTGTTTCGATCGATAAACGCATTGTGGTTGGCCTCTGTAACCGTGATAAGCGCCGCTATTGGCGGCACCATCGCGCTGATCAGTATTTTTAGCCAAGTGCATGTATTAACCATGGTGTTTGCAGTGACACTGATTGGTATTGCCATTGATTATGCATTTCATGGCATGCTTGATTTAACCGAGCAGCCGCAAGGTTTTAGCAAAGGGCTCAAACTGGCGCTGTTGTTGTCGCTACTAACCACCACACTCGGTTATGCGAGTTTGTTTTTCTCACCGGTGCAGTTACTCAGTCAAGTGGGTGTATTTGTTGTTGCAGGGCTAGTTACAGCTTGGCTTTGCACACGTATTTTATTGCCTTATTGGCAAGCTGGTTTAACCATTAACACTGCTGCGCATCAGTTAGCAAACATGTTAAGTGGTAATTTAAAACGCTTAACGCATTATCGCGCCCCACTCAGTATGCTGACGTTAGTGCTATTGAGTGCTTTTGCTTTACTAAAACCCCCTGTGATTAATGATGATGTAAAGCTGTTAAATGCAAGTCCTGCTGATTTAATGCAAAACGAAGCCTTGCATATGTCTTTATTAGGTAAAGATAATGGCCAAATCATGATTTTATTTGCCGATAATGCGCAGCAGTTATTAGTACAACAAGAAGCATTAAAAGCAACTATTCTCGGCCTTAATGGCACTGCTTTGATGCTTAGTGACTTAGTGCCTAGTAAACAATTACAACAGCAAAACTACGAGCAACTGCATTCGGCCCAGCAAGCCATGAGTGTAGTTAGTCAAATGACAGGGACGCCCGTTGAGCTCCCAACATCAATGCTTGATTTAAACGGGGCACTTAATTCACCGTTAGCGCCGTTAATCGCTAACCAAGTGATCTCAAATAATACACTAACCGCAAGCTGGTTTATGGTAACGGGTGTAAATAAAACCGAGCTGATGGATTTAGCCAACGCTGACCCAGATTTAATTGTTTACGATAAAGTCGCGATGATAAGCGAAGGTTTAAGTCATTACTCAAATTCTTTACTGGTAACACTGGCCATTGCGATGACCTTTGCGTTATTACTCTTTAGCGTTAAATTTGGTTTTAAAACGGCGTGTAAGCAAACGTTAGTACTTGTACTAACAAGCGCTGCTGTACTGCTACTATGCAGTGCGCTGCAATCTCAGCTATCGATTTTTAATTTGTTAGGCTGTTTATTGATATTAGCGTTGGCAATCGATTACTTGGTGTTTTATCAGGTTAATAATTTAAGCCCGAGCAATGTACTCGCAATTAGTTTGTCAGCGGCATCATCGATGTGGGTATTTGGCATGTTGGCCGTTTCGAAAACACCGGCCATTTTCAGTTTCGGATTAACGGTATTAGTGGGGCTAGTTTGTATCTATATCTTGGCGCCGCTCAGTATTGCATTACCTAAAAATAAGGAAAAATAA
- a CDS encoding DUF3261 domain-containing protein: MSRLTRSLLLTLSILVASCASEFAVKTGVDLAPNAGIYLLDPPPSLVADNWQQVLEVHHGDEQHTLLAQLSLNSETGINLAVMTAQGMPIFQLEKAPLGPIKSEKMLPINAVDPRYILADIMLVHWPVTVLNSQLYGLNLVEQGSTRRLYQGEQLISEIRYLDGATELVNFQRDYKIKFQRVN, from the coding sequence ATGTCGCGATTAACACGCTCTTTGCTTTTAACCTTGAGCATATTAGTGGCAAGTTGTGCCAGTGAATTTGCAGTAAAAACGGGCGTTGATTTAGCGCCAAATGCAGGGATTTATTTGCTTGATCCACCGCCGTCATTAGTTGCCGATAATTGGCAGCAAGTACTTGAAGTACACCATGGCGATGAGCAGCATACATTACTAGCGCAACTGAGTTTAAACAGTGAAACGGGTATTAACTTGGCTGTTATGACGGCTCAAGGTATGCCGATATTTCAGTTAGAAAAAGCGCCACTAGGGCCGATTAAAAGCGAAAAAATGCTCCCTATCAACGCGGTTGATCCTCGCTATATTCTTGCTGATATCATGCTAGTACACTGGCCGGTTACTGTGCTGAACTCGCAACTTTATGGTTTGAACTTGGTTGAACAAGGCTCGACACGGCGTTTATATCAAGGTGAGCAGTTAATTAGTGAAATTCGCTATTTAGACGGTGCAACAGAACTTGTAAACTTTCAGCGAGATTACAAAATTAAATTTCAAAGGGTTAATTGA
- a CDS encoding acyl-CoA thioesterase translates to MHSRGSLLSTHVEIEIPFHDCDPMNVVWHGNYPRYLEVARCELLRLFDYDYVQMQESGYAWPIIDMHIKYVGSALFTQKIRVDAYLKEYETRLRIDYVITDCATGKKLTKATTIQVAVDIEKKEMQFVSPPVLHEKLQKVI, encoded by the coding sequence ATGCATAGTCGTGGCTCGTTGTTGAGTACTCATGTTGAGATTGAAATTCCTTTTCATGATTGCGATCCAATGAATGTGGTATGGCATGGTAATTATCCGCGTTATTTAGAAGTCGCGCGCTGCGAATTACTGCGTTTGTTTGATTATGACTATGTGCAAATGCAAGAGTCGGGCTATGCATGGCCGATTATTGACATGCATATTAAGTACGTTGGCTCAGCATTATTTACACAAAAAATCCGCGTTGATGCGTACTTAAAAGAATATGAAACACGATTACGTATCGATTACGTAATCACTGATTGCGCTACAGGTAAAAAGTTAACCAAAGCAACGACTATCCAAGTTGCGGTTGATATAGAGAAAAAAGAAATGCAGTTTGTTTCGCCGCCTGTGTTACATGAAAAACTTCAAAAGGTGATTTAA
- a CDS encoding NAD(P)/FAD-dependent oxidoreductase, producing the protein MNNQVQQADVVIIGAGPSGAVAASLLVKKGWHVVVLEQQTFPRFSIGESLLPQCMSFLAEAGLEQAVQAQAQSLGFQFKNGAAFQRRGDHTTIDFTEKFSEGPGTTFQVKRADFDKCLADGAMQQGAEIRYQHSVLAFTDCEDGALLDVTDENQQGYQIKGRFVLDASGFGRVLPRLLDLESASNFPVRWAFFSHFKDNISDTQFDREKILINVHPEHKDIWYWLIPFSDGTASIGVVGKPEQLEDKQPLAGLNEFIEQDSYLSGLLVNREAIGEARAIKGYSANVSSLYGEHFALLGNAGEFLDPVFSSGVTIALKSASLVAPLVDSYLRGEQVDFKNDYSEPLQQGVNCFRTYVSAWYDGSFQDVIFYTEKNQQVREMISAILAGYAWDLQNPFVKQSNKRLNTLVELCRD; encoded by the coding sequence GTGAATAATCAAGTTCAACAGGCTGATGTTGTTATTATTGGTGCTGGCCCTTCAGGTGCCGTGGCTGCCAGTTTACTGGTGAAAAAAGGTTGGCATGTAGTGGTGTTAGAGCAGCAAACTTTTCCTCGTTTTTCGATTGGTGAAAGCTTATTACCCCAGTGCATGAGCTTTTTAGCAGAAGCAGGCCTTGAGCAAGCGGTGCAAGCACAGGCACAATCACTTGGGTTTCAGTTTAAAAATGGTGCGGCGTTTCAGCGTCGGGGCGACCACACAACAATCGATTTTACCGAGAAATTTAGCGAAGGCCCTGGCACGACTTTTCAAGTAAAACGCGCTGACTTTGATAAATGCTTAGCCGATGGTGCCATGCAGCAAGGGGCTGAAATTCGATACCAACATAGCGTGTTAGCGTTTACCGATTGTGAGGATGGCGCTTTACTTGATGTTACGGATGAAAACCAGCAAGGCTATCAAATTAAAGGGCGTTTTGTCCTTGATGCCAGTGGTTTTGGCAGGGTATTACCTCGCTTACTTGATTTAGAGTCAGCATCAAATTTCCCTGTACGTTGGGCTTTTTTCAGCCATTTTAAAGATAATATTAGCGATACACAGTTTGACCGTGAAAAAATCTTAATTAATGTTCATCCAGAGCATAAAGATATTTGGTATTGGCTGATCCCATTTAGTGATGGTACGGCAAGCATTGGTGTAGTTGGTAAACCAGAGCAACTTGAGGATAAACAACCACTCGCTGGCTTAAATGAATTTATCGAACAAGATAGCTATTTAAGTGGGTTATTAGTCAATCGAGAAGCTATTGGTGAAGCGCGCGCTATCAAAGGCTATTCGGCTAATGTGTCTAGTTTGTATGGTGAGCATTTTGCACTACTTGGTAATGCTGGTGAGTTTTTAGATCCGGTGTTTTCATCTGGGGTGACGATTGCATTAAAATCAGCTTCATTGGTTGCTCCTTTAGTTGATAGCTACTTACGTGGTGAGCAAGTTGATTTCAAAAACGATTACAGTGAGCCTTTGCAACAAGGGGTTAATTGCTTTAGAACCTACGTCAGTGCTTGGTATGATGGCTCATTTCAGGACGTGATTTTTTACACTGAGAAAAACCAACAAGTGCGCGAGATGATCAGTGCTATTCTTGCGGGTTATGCATGGGATTTACAAAACCCATTTGTAAAACAAAGCAACAAACGCTTAAATACGTTGGTTGAATTATGTCGCGATTAA
- a CDS encoding outer membrane lipoprotein carrier protein LolA — MRLSVLLLSVLVFFPVFASSAVTEQGTFSQEKHFKGFSKPFISTGSFELAEDGLTWQVESPVKSTLLIKQGQVYTLNDQDEPQLQKGAEPYVNLLQAILKHDEVALAEQFTMAEHAESGCQTLLPKDDLLKQLFSQFELCVAAEQVSRVRLQEANGNFTVLRFAYPKKEQKQ, encoded by the coding sequence ATGCGATTAAGCGTGTTGTTACTGAGTGTGCTCGTTTTTTTTCCTGTGTTTGCATCAAGCGCAGTAACAGAGCAAGGCACATTTAGCCAAGAGAAGCACTTTAAAGGATTTAGTAAACCTTTTATTTCAACAGGTTCGTTTGAACTTGCTGAAGATGGCCTCACTTGGCAGGTTGAATCTCCGGTTAAAAGCACGCTATTAATCAAGCAAGGGCAAGTATATACCTTGAATGACCAAGATGAGCCGCAGCTACAAAAAGGCGCTGAGCCTTACGTTAATTTGCTGCAAGCGATTTTAAAGCATGATGAAGTGGCACTTGCTGAGCAATTTACGATGGCAGAGCATGCAGAGTCCGGTTGTCAGACTTTATTGCCTAAAGATGACTTGCTAAAACAGCTATTTAGTCAGTTCGAATTATGTGTAGCAGCAGAGCAAGTGAGCCGTGTGCGTCTTCAAGAAGCAAATGGGAACTTTACTGTATTACGCTTTGCTTATCCTAAGAAAGAGCAAAAACAGTGA